The window CACCGCTGCCACATGGCGAGGAGAAGAAGCGGGCTTCGCTGTCACACTCGCCAACGGCGACGAACTGCTCAGCCGCACCCTGCTCGTCAGCACCGGCCTCCAAGACATCCTCCCCGAAATCCCTGGAGTACAAGAACGCTGGGGCATCGACGTCCTGCACTGCCCCTACTGCCACGCTTACGAAGTACGCGAAGAAGCCATCGGCGTCCTCGGCGGAAATATCCGCGAACTTTCCATCCACCAGGCGTTCCTACTCAGGCAATGGTCGAGCGATGTGGTGTTCTTCCCCAACGGCATCGAACTCACCGCCATCGAACGAAGCCGGTTGACCGCCCACGGAGTCACCATCGTCGACGAACCGGTACGCGGACTCATCATCGACCGCGACCATCTCCGGGCAGTCGAACTCGACAACGGTCAACTCGTCCCCCGCGCAGCAGTATTCGTAGGGCCTCGGTTCGTCCCCCGTGACCAAATGCTGACCACACTCGGCTGCGACATCGGCCCGAACGGATTCGTCTCCACCGATCCCACCGGGCAAACCAGCATCCCCGGTGTCTGGGCCGCCGGCAACGTCGTAGACCCCAGAGCCCAAGTCATCACAGCCGCAGGAGCCGGGTCCGCCGCAGCCATCGCCCTCAACGGCTACCTCCTGGCCGACGATGTCGAACGCTCCGTCGCACGGAACGACCGCACCCCCGAAACACACGACGTCTTCTCCGCCGCAACAGAACTCGCCATCAGCACCGCACTACTCGACCAACGCCGCGCCGAAAACCCCACAACCACCACCCACTACCTCTAACCACCACGACCACGATCGAAGGAAACCAACCATGCCAACATCCCCCGTCACCGACGACACCTTCCAGAAAACCGTCCTCGAAAGCCCCATACCGGTCGTCGTCAACTTCTGGGCACCCTGGTGTGGACCATGCAGAATGCTCGCACCCACCCTCGAAGAAATCGCCGACGAAAACACCACCACCTTCACCGTCAAAAAGCTCAACATCGACGAAAACCCCGTCGCGGCAATGACATACAAAATCATGGGCGTCCCCACCACCATGCTCATCGTCAACGGACAAGAAGTCACCCGCACAACCGGCGCAAAACCGAAAGCCACACTCCTAGCCGACATCACCAAACACATACCCTGACAACCACACTCGACACCCCACCCCACTTCGACCGAATAGTCGACACTGCCCTCTCCCGCGTTGCTTTGCCGCGAAAGTCCGCGTGGAGGGCGACACATTGGACCTCTGCATTCAGCGGAACCAGTAGTTCTGCGAAGTTCTTTCGCGAATGTCCTTAGCTAGGCCCCCAGCTTCATTTCCAGCAGACCAAATCCAACCGATCTCACCGATCGAAGATGTGATGGGTAGCCTGGATCTCGCCCCTTCTCAGCCCGCAGTGCACCACTGCCCCTTACCGAGCAGTCACAGTGTCATCTACCTCCGACGACACCATCGTCGCGGCAGGTCGCCGTCCTCTCGACGGGAACACACACGACGGGCGCACGTTCCGCCCAGGTGTGTTGCCTTTGCCATCCTCGGAACCGTCCAGGCAACACTGATCTTCACAATCATGCTCGTATCCGTGCCACTCCCCTCATCGGACGCGAATATGATCTTGACTCTTCATATTCAGTACTGATTCAAGCTGCATCCGCTGAGCACTCGAACCGAGTTGCCGCCACCGCCACGTCTTCACTTACTCAATCCTTTTGGATAGGAAGAGTCTTCATGTCTTCACAACCCCAGATCACCCCTGGCGAATCTATGCCCCGAGCGAGAGTGCGCGCCGCCGCGGGAACAGGACGGGCCTTCGCCGTCCTCGCAGTAGTTCAGGCGACGCTGATCTTCACGATCACCCTGATCGCTGTCCCACTTCCGCTGATCGGACGAGAATTCGGCCTCGATTCCTCCGGCCTTGTTTTGGTCAACGCCGCCTACGGCCTGCCATACAGCGGCCTGTTGCTGTTCGGTGGGCGATTGACCGACCGGTTCGGTGGGCGACAGTTGTTGGTGATCGGTTTGGCGATCTTCGGGTTGGCGTCCCTCGCCGGGGCGTTCGCCCCGACCTTCACGGCTCTGGTCGTTGCGCGTTTCGTTCAGGGAATTGGTGCAGCACTGACCGCCCCGGCTGCGTTAGCGATTCTGCGGGCAGTATTCACCGACGGCGCGGCCTTCGGGCGGGCCATGGCGGCGTGGGGCGGGGTGTCCGTACTCGGCGCCGCTGCGGGAACCGTTGTCTCGGGAGCGATTACCACGTGGGTGTCCTGGCGTTGGATGTTCGTCATTCCGGTTGTCGTGACGACATTGACGTTGGCGCTGCACCGCCGGTTGTTCCCGGCTGCCGAACCCGACACCGCCGGCAGCCCTCCCGGACTCGATCCCTTGGGGGCTGTGCTGGCGACGCTCGGGATCTCGATCGGAAGTTACGGTCTCATCCTCAGCCTCGAGAACTCCTGGACGTCTGCTGGAGTTCTCGTGTCGCTCGTGATCGGTCTCGCGCTCCTCGTCGCGTTCACCGTGATCGAGCGCCGAGTAAGGCAGCCGCTACTCCCCGCTGGATTCATCGGGCGAGGTCAGCGTTTGTTCGGTCTGGTCGGGATCCTGCTTTCAGCTGCTGGATCGGGGTTGATTGCCTTCTTGCTTGCACTGTATTTGCAGAACGAACGTGGGTGGACGACCCTTGCGACAGCTGGTGCGTTCATTCCGTACACGGCAGCTTTAATCGCTTCGAATCGTGCAGCGGGACCGTTGATCGGCCGGTTCGGTGCCATGCGTGTTGCGACAGCTGGCCTGATCATCAGCGCGACCGGCCTGGCGTTGCTCGCAAACTTGCACCCGGACACAGACTTTGTCGTAGGTCTACTACCAGGTTTGATTCTACTTCCGGCCGGTGCGTCGCTGGTCTTCTCCGCTGGGGCTGTCCTGGCCATCGCGGGTGTGCCGGCGAGCCAGTCAGGTCTGGCTGGCGGCGTGATGAACACTGCGATGGAGCTCGGACCGACGGTAGGGTTTGCCGTATTGATGGCAGTAGCCGCGACACGAATCGATACCATCGACGGCTATGCCTGGGCTTTCGGAGCCGCCGCCGCAGCTCACATCGTTGCGGCAATAGTCGGAGTGGTTTCTGCTCGACGAACATCCACATCCGCCGGTGACAGCATCCGAACAACTGTATAGCCGTGGACGTGCTCCCGGAACTTGCAGCGCATCGGCGTGCAGGTAGAAGTGGATGTGCGTTGAACGATGACCGGCGAACCCCTATGGCAGGGGTTCGCCGGCGCGACGCCGAGCTGCGTCGACGAACTCCACCACGCTCTGCACAAGAATTCCGCACACCGGAGTACAGCTCCGAACAGAAAGTGAGCGGGGGAAATCGTCAACTTAACTGGGTCGTAATCACGATCGGGTCGATCACAGTCGACAAGGGTGCGGGCGCATACGGAGCCGCCAAAGCCGCTGTCGCAACATGGAATATCGATCTGGCTGCCGA of the Rhodococcus sp. OK302 genome contains:
- a CDS encoding NAD(P)/FAD-dependent oxidoreductase; translated protein: MSQPSTTAVLDAIIIGGCAAGLTAAQVLGRARRDVTLIDGQSPRNSPAAHMHGYLSRDGMPPADLARAGRGEALGYGVNIVDSNVTAATWRGEEAGFAVTLANGDELLSRTLLVSTGLQDILPEIPGVQERWGIDVLHCPYCHAYEVREEAIGVLGGNIRELSIHQAFLLRQWSSDVVFFPNGIELTAIERSRLTAHGVTIVDEPVRGLIIDRDHLRAVELDNGQLVPRAAVFVGPRFVPRDQMLTTLGCDIGPNGFVSTDPTGQTSIPGVWAAGNVVDPRAQVITAAGAGSAAAIALNGYLLADDVERSVARNDRTPETHDVFSAATELAISTALLDQRRAENPTTTTHYL
- the trxA gene encoding thioredoxin, with the protein product MPTSPVTDDTFQKTVLESPIPVVVNFWAPWCGPCRMLAPTLEEIADENTTTFTVKKLNIDENPVAAMTYKIMGVPTTMLIVNGQEVTRTTGAKPKATLLADITKHIP
- a CDS encoding MFS transporter, whose translation is MSSQPQITPGESMPRARVRAAAGTGRAFAVLAVVQATLIFTITLIAVPLPLIGREFGLDSSGLVLVNAAYGLPYSGLLLFGGRLTDRFGGRQLLVIGLAIFGLASLAGAFAPTFTALVVARFVQGIGAALTAPAALAILRAVFTDGAAFGRAMAAWGGVSVLGAAAGTVVSGAITTWVSWRWMFVIPVVVTTLTLALHRRLFPAAEPDTAGSPPGLDPLGAVLATLGISIGSYGLILSLENSWTSAGVLVSLVIGLALLVAFTVIERRVRQPLLPAGFIGRGQRLFGLVGILLSAAGSGLIAFLLALYLQNERGWTTLATAGAFIPYTAALIASNRAAGPLIGRFGAMRVATAGLIISATGLALLANLHPDTDFVVGLLPGLILLPAGASLVFSAGAVLAIAGVPASQSGLAGGVMNTAMELGPTVGFAVLMAVAATRIDTIDGYAWAFGAAAAAHIVAAIVGVVSARRTSTSAGDSIRTTV